GCGGGTCCGGTGGCATCGATATTGCTGACGGTGATGCGGGAAACTCCGGAGTGAGCCTCCGCCGCAATCGGGGATCGTTCAGGAGGGGCTCGAGAGTCGTCACTCAATGCTGCTCAACCGGCTGCATCACCGTGCAGCCAGACACCAGTCGTGAACCGCGAGGTACGCCCATGATTTCCCGTCGATCGATCCTGAAGCTCATCGCACTCTCCGGCCTCGGCTCGACAGCAGGATCGCTTGGTTGCAAGAACGACGACGCGCCCGAGGGCGACGCGACGGCTTCGACCTTCGACTACATCGTCATCGGCTCGGGCGCGGGCGGCGGTCCGGTCGCCGCGCGGCTCGCCGAAGCAGGCTTCCAGGTTTGCGTGATCGAAGCCGGTGGCGATCGCGGCGACAACTTGAACTACCAGGTTCCGTCCTTCCACGCGCGGTCGACCGAGGTGCCCTCGATGCAGTGGGACTACTTCGTCGATCACTACTCGGATCCCGAGCAGGCCAGGCGCGATCCCAAGCACTACACGGACCCGAACGGCGTCGAGCATCGGAAGGGCATCTTCTACCCGCGCGCCGGTACCCTCGGAGGGTGCACCGCCCACAACGCGATGATCACCATTCGTCCGCAAGACGCCGACTGGGACGACATCGCACGGATCACCGGTGACGACTCGTGGGCGGCGGACCAGATGCAGCCTTACTTCGCCCGCCTGGAGCGCTGCGACTACGCCGGCGCCGATCGCGTGCATGGCACCGAGGGGTGGCTTGGGACGAGCCTGGGAAACTCCGCGAGCCTGGTCCTCGATACATTCGACGACTCCACCCTCGGTCAGCAGACGATCGGCAACCTGCTCTATCAGGCGGCGATCGCCACGCAAGAGCTCTCCGAGTCGGAAAATCCCGCGTCGGCTCTCAAGGCGTTGTTGCAGCGCGATTTCAATGGCGACATCGCCGATCGCGACACCCTCGAGGGGCTCTATGCGATCCCGATGGCGATTCGGGGCGGCCTCCGCAATGGTACGCGTGAGCTCCTCCTAGACGCTCGTCAGCGCAGCAATCGCCTCACCATCAAGCTGAACACGTTCGTTACCCGCATTCTGTTCGGAGAGGAGCTGGTCGACGGCAAGCTGGTGGCGAAGGGAATCGAGGCCACGACGTATCCCGACGGCAAGCAGGTCTATCGGGCGTCGCCGCTCGCCGACGGAAGCACGGAGGGCACGACCATCAAGCTCTATGCACGCAAAGAGGTCATCCTCTCGGCCGGTGCCTTCAACACGCCGCAGCTCCTGATGCTGTCGGGGATCGGCCCGAAGGACCACCTCGAAGAAATGGGCATCGACGGCCCGAGGACCGTCTCGGGCAAGACGCTCTCCATCGTCGATCTTCCGGGCGTCGGCGGAAACCTCCAGGATCGTTACGAGGTCACCGTGCTCGGCGATCAACCGGAAGGAAAGCCGCTCGAGCTCCTCGCCGACTGCACGTTCACCACCACCGGCAACACGGCGGAGGATCCTTGCTTCGCGCAATGGGCCGCCAACAAAAGCGGGCCCTACGCCAACAACAAGTGCGTGGGTGGTATCGTCCTGCGATCGGAGTCGGCGCGCACGGCGGGGATCCCATCGGACCTGGTGATCTTCGGACTGCAGTCGGGCTTCCTCGGCTACTACCCGGGCTACTCGACGGGCCTGCCTCCGCCCGGTGGCGCGCCGCCGCCGCCGCCAAACAACGTCTCGAAGGCGCGCTTCACTTGGACTGTTCTCAAGGCCCACACCTCCAACACAGCGGGCACCGTGCGTCTTCGCTCCGACCACCCGTTCGACATTCCGGCGGTGAACTTCCGCTACTTCGAGGAAGGCACCCCGGACGCCGCGCTGCCGGATCTGGACGCCGTGGCCGAAGGCGCGGAGCTCGCGCGCGACATTCTCGAGAGCGCAGGGATGACCCCCGCCGGAATGATGCGCGACGTTCCCAAGACGCGCGAGGCAGTGCGGGACTACGTGCGGGACAACGCGTGGGGCCACCACGCCTCGTGCACCTGTCCGATGGGTCCGAGCGATCCGACGGGAGTCGACGCGAAGCGCTTTGTCCTCGACAGCAAGTTCCGGGTGCGCGGCACGCAGGGCCTCCGGGTCGTGGATGCATCGATTTTTCCGAAGATCCCCGGCCTCTTCATCGTGACCGCGATCTACATGGCGAGCGAGAAGGCCGCCGACGTCATCCTCGCATCGGCCTGAGTCGTCGCCGAGCATCACCACCGGCGCTCGCAGCGCCGCATGAAACAGCTACATGGACCCCCTGGTTTGTATTTTCGTGATGAGGAGGGCGGATGACGGAGACACGAGAGGGCGTCGTCGAGACCGCGCAGGGTCGCGTCCGAGGCCAGAAGACGGGAGCGGTCTGGTCCTGGATGGGCATTCCCTTCGCGGCGCCGCCGGTCGGGCCGCTGCGCTTCCGGGCCCCCCAGCCGCCCAGGCCGTGGACAGGCGTGCGGGAGGCGAGCCGGGCCGCGGCCACCGCCATCCAGCCGGGCACGTTCCCCGCGCCGCTGGATGGGCTGTTCAACCAGCGGAGCGAGGATTGCCTCTTCCTCAATGTCTGGTCTCACGCGGCGGACGGGCGCAAGCGTCCGGTGGTGGTGTGGATCCACGGAGGCTCCTACGAGACGGGCAGCGGCGACGGGTACCGGGGCCACCTCCTGGCCGAGCAGGGTGACATCGTCTTCGTCAGCATCAACTACCGCCTCGGTGCCCTGGCCTTCCTGAACCTGCGAGGGCTGTTCGACGATGAGCGCTTCGACGCCAATGTCGGGCTGCTCGATCAGGTCGCGGCGTTGCGGTGGGTGAAGGAGAACATCGCGGCCTTCGGAGGAGACCCGGAGCGCGTCACGATCGCCGGGGAGTCCGCGGGCTCGGGCTCCGTGGTGTCACTGATGGTGATGGAGGCCGCGCGGGGCCTTTTCCATGGCGCGATCGCCCAGAGCGCCGGGTTGACGCTGACCACGGATTGGGAGGACAGCCTGCGAATCGCCCAGGAGTTCGCCGGCCAGCTGGGCGTGGGCCGGGACACCCGCGAGCGGCTGTGGCAGTTGCCCGCCAGCCATCTGCTCCGGGCGATGCACGCCACCAAGAAGACACGGCCGGAGGGGTTCATGACCCGGCCTTATTTCGATGGCCAGGTATTGCCCGCCTCCCTCGAGGAGGCCTATGCGCGGCCCACCCCGGACGTCCCGCTGTTGATTGGCAGCAACCTGGACGAGCACCGCTACTTCACTGTCCTGCGTGTGCCCGTCCTGCCGCTGACCCGTGCGCGCCTCGCCAACACGCTGATGATCCGGCTAGGAGCCCAGCCGGCGGACGAGCTCCTCCGGCTCTATCCGGATGACGCCCGGGGGCTCACGGACCTGGGAAGTGATCTGTCCTTCACCATGCCTAGCATCCACTTCTCGGAGCGCCACGTCCGGCACGCCCCGGTCTGGCGCTACCGGCTGGACTACCCCTCGCCGCTCTTCAAGCTGGGGGCGATGCACGCGCTCGACCTGTTCCTGCTCTTCCCCTTTCCCTCCCTGGTCAGCCGGCTGCTGCTGGGCAGGGCCACGCCGGAGTTGACGGCGCTCCAGCAGCGCTTCCAGCGGCACTGGCTCCACTTCGTGCGCGAGGGCCGTCCGGGCGACGGGTGGCCCGCCTACGATCTGGAGAAGCGCCAGACCCTGCTCTTCAACCTGAGCGATCAGGTCGTGAGCGATCCGCAGGGCGAGCGCCGCCGGGCCTGGGCGGGCCGGGACGCGCCGGTGCGCTGACCCCCCGTCAATGGGCAGCGGCTCGTTCGCGCAGCCTGGGAGATTCGCCGGATGTGATGGAGTCCGGCGGCAGGCGAACACATCCAGCGCGAACCATCAGGGCGCCTCTCTCCCGCTCCTTCTCTCTCCGGGAGCGCGGGCCGCGTTTGCGGCGATGGCCTCAGCGATCCGTGGCCACACCTCCCGTGGAAGGTCATGCCCCATTCCTTCCACCACGAGGAGCTCAGCTCCTGGAATGGAGCGCGCCGTGTCGATCGCCGCCTCCACCGGTATCACAGGATCCTCCTTGCCGTGAATGACCAGGGTGGGTGCCCTGACGGAGGCGAGCGCCTGCTTGCGGCTCCCCGAAGCCGTGATGGCGGCCTGTTGCCGGACAACCCCCGCCGGGTCGTAGCAACGGTCATAACTGAGGGCTACCTTCTTGCGGAGCGCCGCCTCGTCAAGCGGGAAGCCCGGGCTGGCGATGGCCCGGAAAAGCCTCATCCCGTGCTCGATGGCCTGCTCCCGATCGCGCGTCGGGCTCAGAAGGAGTTCGAACAGGGGCATCAGCTCGGGCTTGGGACCCGGGAGGCTTGGGTCGCCCGTACTCGACATCAGCGAGGTCAGGGAGAGCACACGCTCGGGGTGACGGATGGCGAACTCTTGCGCGATCATGCCTCCCATTGACAAGCCCACCACGTGGGCCGCCTTGATCCCCAGTGCATCGAGCAGGCCCACTGCATCCGCTGCCATATCCGACAGCAGGTACCGCGCTTCTGGCGGGCTACTGGAAGTAGGCCCCTGGGAGGCTGACGCCTGCGAGGGCACACCCGCCGCGTGAAAGTGCGTTGACCGGCCCACATCCCGGTTATCGAAGCGGATGACCCGGAAGCCGCGCCGGACCAGTTGGTCGATGAAGCCCTCGTCCCAGTACACCATCTGCGCGCTCAAGCCCATGATGAGCAGCAGAGGAGGATTCCCCTCCTCACCGAAGGTCTCGTATTCGATGTCGATGCCGTTGGCGCGCACGCTGTGCCAGGGCCGGCAGCTCTCCGGGGGCTGACTGTCCCTCCGGGGCGAGTGTCCGCATGCCCCCAGCAATGCGAGGCAGGTCAGGGCCAGGGCTCCCTGGAGGGGGAGCCGGAGACGTCGCTCGTTCTTCACGTTCTCATCCTCCTGGAGGGGCTCCGCAGTCCTTGACGCCATGGACCTGGCGAGACACTGCGTGTTTCCTGCTCCGGCGGAGGAAGGTAGTCCGCCGCCCCTGAGCGAGAAGGACCGAGCCGCTGAACATGTCCAAGCTGAACATGGCGACCTGGCGGCGGTAGGAAAAGTGCTACCGAACTGGCAGTCCTCTCATTCCTACGGGCTGTCCCTTCGCGATTCTCGCGAGGACCTTCGACCAGTGCTCGCGCATGGCCTCCCGAGTCTTCGCCTCCGGCAGCTGACTATAGGGGGAAAGGGGGCCCTGATAGAGGGGGCGGGCAGGAGCAAAGGGGTGGAGAAAGGCCGCTGGAGGGTGAAGCGCGGGCTGTGCGCCGGGCCGGAGAAGAGGCAGTGCCTGCGGAATGGCGCGCCCCCCGGTGGGTGCCGTCAGGTATGCCAGCACCCTCCCGCGGCCGCCACACCCAGAGCAGGCGAAGACATCCAGCGCGAAAGTACGGCGCAGAAGCCCCGCCCAAGCCAATCGCGGCATGCGCTCCGTCGTCGACTCCACCGTCGCAGCCAGGGCCGGGCTCTCCTCCTCCAGCCTCGGCTCCGCCCCCGCTCGAGGGAACGAGGAGCTCCCGGGCGCCATCCAGATTCGCTCCAGGCATCAACTACCCTGACACAGGGGGCTCACGCTTCTCCCAGCGCACCAGCGGACGACGGAACCGGCTGAATCCAGGAGTGGGTGCGTTCCACTACCCAGCGGCGAGCCTTCTTGCGGCCGTCTCCGCGGCCTCGCTGAGCACGGCGCTGTCGCTGCGAGGCCGGGACGGGCTGTACAACTCCGAGGATGCGCGGACGGCCCGCAGGCTCAACACGTCCTACCTCATGTCGGCCCATGCCTTCGCGGCCCTCTATACCTACGGTGTCCTCGACGGGCTCGTCTTCACGCCCTGAGCCCCTCGGCTGCGACTCGAAGGGCCAGGACATCCGCGTCCGCAGGGAGAACCCGCGCGCGTGCCTGTTCTGGCACGTTCCTCCCCGAGTCCCGGGGGCCGGGACGCCCTCCTGCCGCGTAACAGGCTGGAGCTCCTGAGCTTCTGCCGTTCTCCGCACCGTGGCACCGCGCTCGCAATGAGGGGTCTTCACTCGGGCCAACCCCGGTCCGAGTGCCAGACACGCCGGGAAGGCGTGCCCCTATCCCCCGGAGAGCACGACGATGAGCCAGCAGCGAATGACAGCGGTGAGCACGGCCTGGAAGAAGATGGGCCTCGGCTGGGCCTTGGGAGCGACCCTGGTCCTGGGCTGTGGCACGGAGCCTTGGAACGGCATGGGCGCGGTCGGCAGCGGCGAGCCCTCGCTGACCACGAGCACCCAGCGCCTGGAGTACGGCGGCCACGAGTACGTCTTCGTGCTCAACCCCAAGACGTGGGCTGATGCGGAGCAGGCCTGCGTCAACATGGGCAAGAAGCTGGTGACCATCGAGACCGCCGCGGAGGCCGACTGGCTCCTGCCTCAGCAGCCCGCGGGGAAGGGTATCTGGCTCGGGAAAACGACGATGACTGCAAGGGCTCGGGCTCGCGCATCCGCTACCGGGTGCCGTCCTGCGGGAGCGGAACCTACGTGCTCCAAGCCGGCTGCTACGACGCTGGAAGCTGCGGCGGCCGGCTCGGCTTCAGGTACTGAGCCAATGCCTCAGAGGGCCTCGTAGGCCGAGCGCCAGCAGTCCACGAAGGCGGCGGGTGGCGCGGGGGCAAGCCCAGGTGCTCCAGACTCGCCCGCCCCCCTCCCACTTTCTTCACGTACGCCAACACCCGCCGCCTGCCTCCACACCTCACGCAGGCCAACACGTCCAAGTCGAACGTCCTCTTCAGCAACTCTGCCTGGTCCACTCGCGTCGTCCTCTCCTTCCTGGCCGCTGCTCACTCCCCGCGTTCTCCTCCTCCGTGTTACCGCGCAGCTTGGATGGGGGAGATCGGCCTGGAATCGGACCGACTGGATGATGGGAGGAGCCGTGGGGGAGTGGGGCGGCCCATCACCCAGGAGGTTCGGGTCAAGCCATGACGGGTGAGGTAGTGCGCGATTCCCAGGAGGGCGGGCCCGCGCGGCGGGGAGTGCCGCTCCGAGGGCCCGGCTGGGGCACGGAGAAAAAGGAGGCCCGTGACGTGTAGGCAGCACGGCACGGGCCAGGGCTCCGCGCATACAGGGGAGAAAGAGAAGCGGAGCAGCCGAGAGCTCATCCGAGTGGCGAAGACAGTCAAGGAGTGGAAGCAGGGGCCGCCGGACGTGGAGGCGGTGAGGCCGGGGAGGTGCCCGGGGGGCGGCGTGGCGAGCCGGCCAGTGGGAGGCCGGGTGGTGCTGCACGGGCACGGCAAGAGAAGCCGGCAGGTGCTGGGGCCCGAGGAGCCGGGAGGTACGCCCACGCAGGTGCAGGTGCGGCGCTACCGCTGCCAGGCGTGCGCGGTAACAGCCTTGGAGGAGCGCCGCTGGAGCAGCATGGGCAGGCCTCCCTTGGGACGCAGGGTGATCAGCGGCTCGGGGGTGGGCTGGTATCCGGGGACACAGCGCAGCCGGTAGTGTTGCGCCACGCTAGCGAGGATGAGCTGTGCCTCCATCATCGCGAAGTTGTTGCCGATGCACTGGTGCGGCCCGTAGCTGAAGGGGAAGTAGGCGGAGCGCGAGCGCTGGGCTACCTGCTCCGCGGAGAAGCGCTCCGGACGGAACGTGTCCGGCGCCTCCCAGAAATCCGGGTGGCGGTGCGTCACCCAGGGGCTGATGTCCACCAGGGAGCCGGCGGGGATCTGGTAGCCGCCGATGACGTCGTCTTGCTGCACCTTGCGGCTGTAGACGTAGGCGGGCGGGTAGAGCCGCAGGGTCTCCTCCATCACCATCCGCGTGTAGGGCAAGCGGGGCAGATCCTCCACGGTGGGCAGCCGGCCGCCGAGCACCTCATCCAACTCGGCGTGCAGCCGCGCCTCCTCCGCGGGGTGCTGATCGAGCAGCGCCCATGCCCAGCTCAGTGTCGTCGCCGTCGTCTCGTGGCCGGCGAAGAGCATGGTGAGCACCTCATCCCGGAGTTGCTTGTCATCCATCTTCTCACCGGTCTCATCATCACGCGCCAGGATGAACATGGAGAGCAGATCCCCGGAGTCCTCGTTGCTGCGGCGCCGCTCGGCGATGATGTTGTAGACAACCGTGTCCAGGGCGCGGATGGCCGCACGGAGCTCTCGGTCATAGCGGGTGGGCAGCACCGGCGGCAGCAGCTGGAGGTTTCGGCCGCGGGTGATGATCTGCTCGTTCATCACCTCGAAGGAGCGGGCCACCGTCTCGGCGTGCGGCGTCACGCTCAATCCGAAGAGGGTATCCCCGAGCACGCGCAGGGTCAGCTGCATCATCTCCCGGACGATGCTGAGCGGCTCGCCGCTCGCGGCGTGGGACTCCCACTGCTGCATCATCTCGCGTGTGGCCTCGGTCATCAACCGGCCCATGGCGGCGATGCGGTTCTTGTGGAAGGCCGGCTGGGCCAGACGGCGCTGGCGCAGCCAGAAGGAGCCCTGGCTGGAGATCAGGCCGTTTCCCATCACCCAGCTCACCATCCTGTAGCTGAAGTGATCCTTGGTGTAATTCTTCACATTCTCCTGTAGCACGCGCCGGACGCCGTCCGGGTGGCTGATCAGGTAGGCGTTGAGGGTGCCGAGCCGGTAGCGAGCGACGTCGCCGTACTCACTGCGCACCCGAAGGAGGAAGTTGAGCACGTCCCTCCTGACCTCGGGCATTACGCCCAGCAGGAGGCTTCCCCGAGGGCCCCGTGGCGTGCGCGCGGGTAGCGGAGACGTGGGGGCAGGAGCCTTATCTTTAATCATATGAATTCCTGGAAACCGTGTGAGTGCCTTCAATCGGAGCATGCACCCAAACCATGGTCAAGAAGGGACGTGCTGAGGTTCTCGAACTCAAGCCCCTGACAGCCGTCAGGTTTGAGAGGCCTTTCTCCTCGGACGAACTGGCCCCAAGCCCCAGTTTCAGCAGGCCTCATTCCCTCCTACCGGAACAGGCTCTAGAAACAAACTCTAATGGGCGTGAGCAGATGGGAATCATCGACCCGGAGAAGTGGAAGCGCCGCGAGCAACCGCCAAAGGCCCGGTAGATGTTGCACCCGAAGCGGACCATTTGCGGTGTAGTCTGCGGATGCACCCGCCCAGGAGCCGCCATGACCACCCAAAAGCCCCAACCGACCCCCGCCGACATCGGCCGCTTCTACGACCAGATGGGGCCATTCCTCGAAACGCTGCTCGGTGACAACATCCACGTAGGATACTGGTCCGGCCCGGAAGACGAGAGCTCTGGCACCGAGGCGCAGGAGCGGCTCACCGATATGATGATCCAAAGAGCCCGGCTCGGCGCTGGTCAACGGCTGCTCGACATCGGGTGCGGCACGGGCCGGCCCGCGGTCCGGCTGGCGCAAGCAACGGGGTGCTCGGTAACGGGGATCAGCGTCAGCGCCATGCAGGTCGAGCAGGCGAACGCGCGGGCGCGGAAAGAAGGGCTCTCCGACCAGGTGCGCTTCCAGGTGGCCGACGCCATGGAGCTACCGTTCCAGGATGCCTCCTTCGACGCCGTGTGGGCTTTCGAGTCGCTGCTTCACATGC
The Archangium lipolyticum genome window above contains:
- a CDS encoding GMC family oxidoreductase, encoding MISRRSILKLIALSGLGSTAGSLGCKNDDAPEGDATASTFDYIVIGSGAGGGPVAARLAEAGFQVCVIEAGGDRGDNLNYQVPSFHARSTEVPSMQWDYFVDHYSDPEQARRDPKHYTDPNGVEHRKGIFYPRAGTLGGCTAHNAMITIRPQDADWDDIARITGDDSWAADQMQPYFARLERCDYAGADRVHGTEGWLGTSLGNSASLVLDTFDDSTLGQQTIGNLLYQAAIATQELSESENPASALKALLQRDFNGDIADRDTLEGLYAIPMAIRGGLRNGTRELLLDARQRSNRLTIKLNTFVTRILFGEELVDGKLVAKGIEATTYPDGKQVYRASPLADGSTEGTTIKLYARKEVILSAGAFNTPQLLMLSGIGPKDHLEEMGIDGPRTVSGKTLSIVDLPGVGGNLQDRYEVTVLGDQPEGKPLELLADCTFTTTGNTAEDPCFAQWAANKSGPYANNKCVGGIVLRSESARTAGIPSDLVIFGLQSGFLGYYPGYSTGLPPPGGAPPPPPNNVSKARFTWTVLKAHTSNTAGTVRLRSDHPFDIPAVNFRYFEEGTPDAALPDLDAVAEGAELARDILESAGMTPAGMMRDVPKTREAVRDYVRDNAWGHHASCTCPMGPSDPTGVDAKRFVLDSKFRVRGTQGLRVVDASIFPKIPGLFIVTAIYMASEKAADVILASA
- a CDS encoding carboxylesterase/lipase family protein translates to MTETREGVVETAQGRVRGQKTGAVWSWMGIPFAAPPVGPLRFRAPQPPRPWTGVREASRAAATAIQPGTFPAPLDGLFNQRSEDCLFLNVWSHAADGRKRPVVVWIHGGSYETGSGDGYRGHLLAEQGDIVFVSINYRLGALAFLNLRGLFDDERFDANVGLLDQVAALRWVKENIAAFGGDPERVTIAGESAGSGSVVSLMVMEAARGLFHGAIAQSAGLTLTTDWEDSLRIAQEFAGQLGVGRDTRERLWQLPASHLLRAMHATKKTRPEGFMTRPYFDGQVLPASLEEAYARPTPDVPLLIGSNLDEHRYFTVLRVPVLPLTRARLANTLMIRLGAQPADELLRLYPDDARGLTDLGSDLSFTMPSIHFSERHVRHAPVWRYRLDYPSPLFKLGAMHALDLFLLFPFPSLVSRLLLGRATPELTALQQRFQRHWLHFVREGRPGDGWPAYDLEKRQTLLFNLSDQVVSDPQGERRRAWAGRDAPVR
- a CDS encoding C-type lectin-like domain-containing protein, with the translated sequence MSQQRMTAVSTAWKKMGLGWALGATLVLGCGTEPWNGMGAVGSGEPSLTTSTQRLEYGGHEYVFVLNPKTWADAEQACVNMGKKLVTIETAAEADWLLPQQPAGKGIWLGKTTMTARARARASATGCRPAGAEPTCSKPAATTLEAAAAGSASGTEPMPQRAS
- a CDS encoding SAM-dependent methyltransferase — translated: MTTQKPQPTPADIGRFYDQMGPFLETLLGDNIHVGYWSGPEDESSGTEAQERLTDMMIQRARLGAGQRLLDIGCGTGRPAVRLAQATGCSVTGISVSAMQVEQANARARKEGLSDQVRFQVADAMELPFQDASFDAVWAFESLLHMPDRAQVLRNAFRVLRPGGMLVLTDVTEQHPITDEERMLVYSGLMITSLLRFQEYPPLVEATGFSVEEALDLTSNTRKSMIGTDKLISKEQERLSAAYGKDFHATTLDLWPKVAAIYTEKLGYMLLAAVKPA
- a CDS encoding cytochrome P450, whose protein sequence is MLRLKALTRFPGIHMIKDKAPAPTSPLPARTPRGPRGSLLLGVMPEVRRDVLNFLLRVRSEYGDVARYRLGTLNAYLISHPDGVRRVLQENVKNYTKDHFSYRMVSWVMGNGLISSQGSFWLRQRRLAQPAFHKNRIAAMGRLMTEATREMMQQWESHAASGEPLSIVREMMQLTLRVLGDTLFGLSVTPHAETVARSFEVMNEQIITRGRNLQLLPPVLPTRYDRELRAAIRALDTVVYNIIAERRRSNEDSGDLLSMFILARDDETGEKMDDKQLRDEVLTMLFAGHETTATTLSWAWALLDQHPAEEARLHAELDEVLGGRLPTVEDLPRLPYTRMVMEETLRLYPPAYVYSRKVQQDDVIGGYQIPAGSLVDISPWVTHRHPDFWEAPDTFRPERFSAEQVAQRSRSAYFPFSYGPHQCIGNNFAMMEAQLILASVAQHYRLRCVPGYQPTPEPLITLRPKGGLPMLLQRRSSKAVTAHAWQR
- a CDS encoding alpha/beta fold hydrolase, which gives rise to MKNERRLRLPLQGALALTCLALLGACGHSPRRDSQPPESCRPWHSVRANGIDIEYETFGEEGNPPLLLIMGLSAQMVYWDEGFIDQLVRRGFRVIRFDNRDVGRSTHFHAAGVPSQASASQGPTSSSPPEARYLLSDMAADAVGLLDALGIKAAHVVGLSMGGMIAQEFAIRHPERVLSLTSLMSSTGDPSLPGPKPELMPLFELLLSPTRDREQAIEHGMRLFRAIASPGFPLDEAALRKKVALSYDRCYDPAGVVRQQAAITASGSRKQALASVRAPTLVIHGKEDPVIPVEAAIDTARSIPGAELLVVEGMGHDLPREVWPRIAEAIAANAARAPGERRSGREAP